From Aricia agestis chromosome 11, ilAriAges1.1, whole genome shotgun sequence, a single genomic window includes:
- the LOC121731459 gene encoding protein CNPPD1: MSSVSKRKKEGYRGKFKTMGDHKEFLKRITKTLYYGQLPTLPCLSLPVTEIACEVWSSAQRGRSLRRLRTDAAAATARAACVSPCALVLALLYVERLQRCNPDYLAASDPDQLFLVSLMVSNKFLQDDGEDDEVICSEWATSGGLTLSQLKKLELEFLNAIDWNVYVSARSFSAGLARLERRVALRQGRARGWFTYGDLTAAAPAALPAAALASLAAAAALLASALLVAHSSSLAPTQPATPRQTTTLHADVAPPASNATTDDRTEPLAKRLADETRCCPAWLQYDRQETALPWLRHVPLPEPETSGGAAEWLYRSALLNPLLRWLEQMSRYSELLLPRVANHSTNRCAAPYDRCPHSWLNFSRLSLYTATVSER; encoded by the exons ATGTCTAGTGTTTCGAAACGCAAGAAAGAAGGCTATCGTGGAAAATTTAAG ACAATGGGAGATCACAAGGAGTTTCTGAAACGAATAACTAAGACATTGTATTATGGACAACTGCCAACTCTGCCGTGCTTGAGCCTCCCCGTCACAg AGATAGCCTGTGAGGTGTGGTCGTCGGCGCAGCGCGGGCGTTCACTGCGGCGGCTACGCACAGACGCGGCCGCGGCGACGGCGCGCGCGGCCTGCGTGTCACCGTGCGCGCTCGTGCTGGCTCTACTGTATGTGGAGCGGCTGCAGCGCTGCAACCCCGACTACCTCGCAGCCTCTGACCCTGATCAACTCTTTCTTGTCTCCTtg ATGGTTAGCAACAAGTTTTTGCAAGATGATGGTGAAGATGATGAAGTTATATGCTCGGAGTGGGCTACTTCAGGGGGCCTAACACTGAGCCAACTAAAAAAACTTGAACTAGAATTCCTGAATGCTATT GATTGGAATGTGTATGTGAGTGCTCGATCGTTTTCGGCGGGGCTGGCGCGGCTGGAACGACGTGTGGCACTGCGGCAGGGGCGCGCACGCGGCTGGTTTACATACGGCGACCTCACTGCGGCCGCGCCCGCAGCGCTGCCCGCCGCAGCTCTCGCCTCTCTCGCCGCTGCCGCCGCCCTACTCGCCTCCGCGCTGCTCGTCGCCCACTCCTCGTCCCTCGCACCGACCCAGCCCGCCACGCCTCGTCAAACAACCACTCTGCATGCAGATGTAGCGCCGCCCGCTTCGAACGCCACCACCGACGATCGCACCGAACCGCTCGCGAAGAGACTAGCGGATGAGACGCGCTGCTGCCCGGCGTGGCTGCAGTACGATCGGCAGGAAACCGCGCTGCCGTGGTTGCGACATGTGCCTCTGCCGGAGCCCGAGACGTCTGGCGGCGCGGCGGAATGGCTTTACCGCAGCGCGTTGCTGAATCCGTTGCTGCGCTGGTTGGAACAAATGTCGCGTTACTCGGAACTGCTTCTGCCGCGAGTCGCTAACCACTCGACAAATCGCTGCGCCGCCCCGTATGACCGTTGCCCTCATAGCTGGCTAAACTTTAGTCGGTTGAGTCTatacacggctaccgtgtcggAGCGGTAG
- the LOC121731461 gene encoding uncharacterized protein LOC121731461 encodes MKTKSFLLFSTTVFAVSIFLIIFHSQPPQSFQTIVTQTHQHIKDFQVALSGEQQREEEPGPEAEARWLAAVGFSGVEAWHNTTVPVIVTVARGDQHARVVAFVRAAAHLPYTVLVYNIGLKPYSLAVVSNYCNSSKCAVIDFDLSVFPSHVSDESITAYRPLVIQHALSRVGGVVYSEAGWRWTGTGAGLARAWSGAGPLGVRAWPRRAAVTSLTHPRMFRHLHATLEDFLFVQQLDAERLLLRARPATVDVMRAWVRCALALDCIMPIGAQSGGCKFDKKPQYRYSGCHGQDASALSIILGLRSGFEEGAYTVRGAPPWRRVADGAARALLAGLERNTTTPHAPDARTDPDPL; translated from the exons atgaAGACTAAAAGCTTTCTATTATTTTCGACGACAGTTTTTGCTGTTAGTATTTTCCTCATAATATTCCACTCTCAGCCGCCGCAGTCCTTCCAAACTATTGTTACACAAACGCATCAACATATCAAGGACTTTCAg GTGGCCCTGTCCGGTGAGCAGCAGCGGGAGGAGGAACCAGGTCCGGAGGCAGAGGCACGCTGGCTGGCGGCTGTAGGATTTTCGGGAGTGGAGGCCTGGCATAATACCACGGTACCTGTCATTGTGACAGTGGCAAGGGGGGACCAGCATGCTCGCGTCGTGGCCTTTGTCCGCGCCGCCGCCCACCTGCCGTATACTGTGCTTGTGTACAATATTGGCCTGAAGCCCTACTCCTTAGCTGTG GTGTCCAACTACTGCAACTCGTCTAAGTGTGCGGTGATTGACTTTGATCTGAGCGTTTTCCCCTCGCACGTCAGTGATGAGAGCATCACTGCCTATCGCCCTCTTGTCATACAG CACGCGCTGAGCCGGGTGGGCGGCGTGGTGTACAGCGAGGCGGGGTGGCGGTGGACGGGCACGGGCGCGGGGCTGGCGCGGGCGTGGTCGGGGGCGGGGCCGCTCGGCGTGCGCGCctggccgcgccgcgccgccgtcaCGTCGCTGACGCACCCGCGCATGTTCCGCCACCTGCACGCCACGCTCGAGGACTTCCTGTTCGTGCAGCAGCTCGACGCCGAGCGCCTGCTGCTACGCGCGCGCCCCGCCACCGTCGACGTCATGCGCGCCTGGGTCCGGTGCGCGCTCGCGCTCGACTGCATCATGCCCATCG GTGCGCAGTCCGGTGGGTGCAAGTTCGACAAGAAGCCGCAGTACCGGTACTCGGGGTGCCACGGGCAGGACGCGTCGGCGCTGAGCATCATCCTGGGGCTGCGATCGGGGTTCGAGGAGGGCGCATACACGGTGCGGGGCGCGCCGCCGTGGCGCCGCGTGGCGGACGGGGCCGCGCGCGCGCTGCTGGCCGGCCTCGAGCGCAACACCACCACGCCGCACGCGCCCGACGCCCGCACCGACCCCGACCCGCTCTGA
- the LOC121731460 gene encoding putative nuclease HARBI1, which produces MSRSFLLLYLLREANDLDLFASRRQARRVRNLPLLNRGDDYVRQYRLSEDMIEELQEELSNLVSTRTRGSLSIRLKLLCTLAFLATGSYQRIIGRNIGTFMSQPSISRSIDEIVRLLSQPSIVRKYIRFPQNSAERTRLKEKFYEKFGIPGVIGCIDGTFVAIIRPRQNEDRFYCRKGFHARNVLLITDADLNILHVDSSFGGASHDSHIFNNSPIKSHLEQLINSGETAYLLGDSGYLQRPYLMIPIANAEDNSPEEHYNKLHATARNSVERAIGVLKGRFRCLLAHRVLHYAPDVAGRIITACCVLHNMCNRAGMPAPVLSVEEARREISMQEREQVADSLLQDLNMGRAARNDLVNVLWRGRR; this is translated from the exons ATGTCACGCTCCTTTCTTCTTCTGTATTTATTAAGGGAAGCCAATGATTTGGATTTATTTGCATCTCGACGCCAAGCTCGGCGTGTCAGAAATCTGCCCCTGCTGAATAGAGGAGATGACTATGTGCGCCAATACCGCCTTAGCGAGGACATGATAGAGGAGTTGCAGGAAGAATTATCTAATCTCGTCAGTACTAGGACTAGAGGAAGTTTGAGCATTAggttaaaa TTACTGTGCACTCTTGCTTTCTTAGCCACTGGGAGCTACCAAAGGATTATAGGAAGGAATATAGGTACCTTTATGTCCCAACCATCAATATCAAGATCTATTGATGAGATAGTAAGATTGCTAAGTCAGCCGAGTATAGTACGGAAGTATATACGCTTTCCCCAAAATTCAGCTGAAAGGACAAGACTCAAAGAAAA GTTTTATGAAAAGTTTGGCATACCAGGTGTCATAGGTTGTATCGATGGGACATTTGTTGCAATAATAAGACCGCGACAAAATGAGGATAGGTTTTACTGCCGTAAAGGCTTTCATGCAAGAAATGTTTTATTG ATCACAGATGCGGATTTAAATATATTGCATGTGGATTCTTCGTTTGGTGGAGCTTCACACGATAGCCACATATTTAATAACTCGCCAATAAAATCTCACCTCGAGCAACTAATAAATTCTGGAGAGACTGCATACTTACTAG GTGATTCAGGTTATCTTCAACGGCCCTATTTAATGATCCCGATAGCCAATGCAGAAGACAACAGTCCCGAAGAGCACTACAACAAATTGCATGCAACAGCTCGAAACAGTGTCGAACGTGCTATTGGTGTTCTGAAAGGTCGTTTCAGATGTCTTCTTGCACATAGGGTCTTACATTACGCTCCTGATGTGGCTGGGAGAATTATTACAGCATGTTGTGTTTTGCACAACATGTGTAATAGAGCTGGTATGCCTGCACCAGTTCTCAGTGTAGAAGAGGCCAGAAGGGAGATTTCAATGCAAGAAAGGGAACAGGTGGCAGATTCCCTTCTTCAAGACCTAAACATGGGTAGGGCAGCACGTAATGACTTAGTCAATGTTTTATGGCGAGGGCGGAGATAG
- the LOC121731462 gene encoding uncharacterized protein LOC121731462 isoform X2: MERVRTSHPSPAQLEALVQFLERKPSLAKGFSKSLGAKQLAHKEWSRLATTLNSMGGCIKNDKKWIKQSENQESESPSILARGLYEEPIPGTSGVLLEQPMDYTPNEIVIDNAERNNLNAIMDHELENENITLQNQEMSPETVPVAYNTENADSVQVNVSERIPLRRSRQPPSVTSTPRRPRCRRRLVQNRVLPSSPPAQRRTQLVGVTHKFLELETRRVNLEEKLVSVMEHFMEYQRDIIDAVGKLGAGMSSLADAINRTNT; the protein is encoded by the exons ATGGAAAG AGTACGGACTTCCCATCCCTCTCCTGCGCAGTTGGAAGCTTTAGTACAGTTTCTGGAGAGAAAACCTAGTTTAGCGAAAGGGTTTTCAAAATCACTGGGAGCCAAGCAATTAGCTCATAAAGAGTGGTCTAGATTGGCCactactttaaatagtatggGGGGGTGcattaaaaatgacaaaaaatggaTAAAA CAATCAGAAAATCAAGAAAGTGAAAGTCCATCTATTTTGGCAAGAGGGCTCTACGAAGAGCCAATACCTGGGACATCCGGCGTTCTTTTAGAACAACCAATG GATTATACACCTAATGAAATAGTAATAGACAATGCTGAGAGAAATAATTTGAACGCTATT atggaTCATGAATTGGAGAATGAAAACATTACGTTGCAAAATCAAGAAATGTCTCCAGAAACTGTACCAGTAGCCTATAATACT gaGAATGCTGATAGTGTGCAAGTAAATGTGTCAGAACGCATTCCATTACGTCGAAGTCGTCAACCGCCATCTGTTACATCAA CCCCTAGACGCCCTCGATGCCGAAGAAGACTCGTGCAAAATAGAGTGTTGCCGTCCTCACCTCCGGCACAAAGGAGGACGCAACTCGTTGGTGTCACTCATAAGTTCCTCGAGTTGGAAACTCGACGCGTCAATTTGGAAGAAAAATTAGTTTCCGTCATGGAACATTTTATGGAGTACCAACGCGATATAATCGATGCTGTTGGGAAATTAGGCGCGGGCATGAGTTCTTTGGCAGATGCCATAAATAGAACCAACACTTAG
- the LOC121731462 gene encoding uncharacterized protein LOC121731462 isoform X1 gives MERVRTSHPSPAQLEALVQFLERKPSLAKGFSKSLGAKQLAHKEWSRLATTLNSMGGCIKNDKKWIKYWNDKKSFIKKKAAARARARRQTGGGNVEVPELTEVEERILTLMGGEGFAVGDTHLRIEPFQSENQESESPSILARGLYEEPIPGTSGVLLEQPMDYTPNEIVIDNAERNNLNAIMDHELENENITLQNQEMSPETVPVAYNTENADSVQVNVSERIPLRRSRQPPSVTSTPRRPRCRRRLVQNRVLPSSPPAQRRTQLVGVTHKFLELETRRVNLEEKLVSVMEHFMEYQRDIIDAVGKLGAGMSSLADAINRTNT, from the exons ATGGAAAG AGTACGGACTTCCCATCCCTCTCCTGCGCAGTTGGAAGCTTTAGTACAGTTTCTGGAGAGAAAACCTAGTTTAGCGAAAGGGTTTTCAAAATCACTGGGAGCCAAGCAATTAGCTCATAAAGAGTGGTCTAGATTGGCCactactttaaatagtatggGGGGGTGcattaaaaatgacaaaaaatggaTAAAA tacTGGAATGACAAaaaaagtttcataaaaaaaaaggctgCTGCTCGAGCTCGAGCTAGACGTCAAACTGGTGGTGGAAATGTTGAAGTCCCCGAATTGACCGAAGTCGAGGAAAGGATTTTGACATTGATGGGTGGTGAAGGTTTTGCAGTTGGTGATACACATTTAAGAATAGAACCTTTT CAATCAGAAAATCAAGAAAGTGAAAGTCCATCTATTTTGGCAAGAGGGCTCTACGAAGAGCCAATACCTGGGACATCCGGCGTTCTTTTAGAACAACCAATG GATTATACACCTAATGAAATAGTAATAGACAATGCTGAGAGAAATAATTTGAACGCTATT atggaTCATGAATTGGAGAATGAAAACATTACGTTGCAAAATCAAGAAATGTCTCCAGAAACTGTACCAGTAGCCTATAATACT gaGAATGCTGATAGTGTGCAAGTAAATGTGTCAGAACGCATTCCATTACGTCGAAGTCGTCAACCGCCATCTGTTACATCAA CCCCTAGACGCCCTCGATGCCGAAGAAGACTCGTGCAAAATAGAGTGTTGCCGTCCTCACCTCCGGCACAAAGGAGGACGCAACTCGTTGGTGTCACTCATAAGTTCCTCGAGTTGGAAACTCGACGCGTCAATTTGGAAGAAAAATTAGTTTCCGTCATGGAACATTTTATGGAGTACCAACGCGATATAATCGATGCTGTTGGGAAATTAGGCGCGGGCATGAGTTCTTTGGCAGATGCCATAAATAGAACCAACACTTAG
- the LOC121731463 gene encoding uncharacterized protein LOC121731463 gives MKTVRYINKQLYSIATANVNNHLRNSTLHVRQSATVVCENYKKIVPLLINVRQLGLGPTSKDFEEPPQITGPLTKAHATELVLHLNDEERKMLFTALQEYESNRIKEEFEDKLAGQRWRSKLGRPSKVPTLGDVDPTGSYCPVPEDWLKKKYAATVPKPTTKELLHLSLANSIPFIGFGFLDNFIMIIAGDRIESSMSAYITLSTMAAAALGNTFSDIVGIGSSYYVERAAALLGFAPPPLSPVQLDMPASRRAANMGRVLGITLGCFLGMTPLLFKDDEKKDAKDS, from the exons ATGAAGACGGTGCGatatataaataaacagctgTACAGTATTGCGACAGCGAACGTAAATAATCATTTACGAAATTCGACTCTTCATGTTCGACAGAGTGCTACTGTGGTATGTGAGAATTACAAGAAAATTGTTCCACTTCTTATAAATGTTCGCCAATTGGGGTTGGGCCCAACCTCTAAGGACTTCGAGGAGCCTCCACAAATAACAGGCCCATTGACAAAGGCACACGCAACAGAGCTCGTCCTGCACCTCAATGATGAGGAGAGGAAAATGTTATTTACCGCTCTACAGGAATACGAGTCCAACCGTATCAAGGAGGAGTTCGAAG ATAAACTAGCTGGACAGCGTTGGAGAAGTAAACTAGGGAGGCCTAGCAAAGTACCTACACTAGGGGATGTCGACCCAACTGGCTCATACTGTCCTGTACCCGAGGACTGGCTCAAGAAAAAATATG ctGCCACAGTACCAAAGCCTACAACAAAGGAGCTGTTACACT taTCACTGGCAAATTCCATCCCGTTTATTGGATTTGGATTTCTGGACAACTTCATAATGATAATTGCT GGTGACCGCATCGAAAGCAGCATGAGCGCGTACATAACTCTGTCGACGATGGCTGCAGCGGCGCTCGGCAACACGTTCAGTGATATCGTGGGCATCGGCTCGTCGTACTACGTGGAGCGCGCGGCCGCGTTGCTCGGTTTTGCACCACCGCCGCTGTCGCCCGTGCAGCTAGATATGCCTGCTAGCCGACGCGCCGCTAATATG GGTCGCGTACTGGGCATCACTCTGGGCTGCTTCCTCGGCATGACTCCGCTGCTATTCAAAGACGACGAGAAGAAGGACGCCAAGGACAGTTAG